The Fontisubflavum oceani genomic interval CCCGGGGCGAAGTCGATCCCGCCGCGCGCCTTGATCTCTACCGCCGCATTCAGCAGCACCTGTTTGACGAGGCGCTTGATGTAATCCTCTGGTATCGCAACGGCACGATTGGTGCGACGCCGGAGGTCGGCGGGCTGGACACGGTGGTGCATCCCAACGGGTCCAACCTCAATTTTCACAAGGTCTGGCTCGCCAGCTGACGAGCTTCATGCGTGAGGCGGCCCGCCGCCTCACCGCTTTCCCTGTCTCCAACCTTCGGTCCCCCTCTGATGGTCTATCTCGTCAACCGGCTCCTGTCGGTCGTTTTGACCCTGTTCCTCATCTCCATCGTCACCTTCGGGATCACCAATATCCTGCCGGGCGATGTGGCGATGATGATCATGGGCACGCAATCGAACCCCGAGGCGCTCGCAGGTTTGCGCGAGTCGCTTGGGCTGAACGACCCGTTGATTGTACAATACGGCCGTTGGATCGGCGGCATGCTAACCGGAGACTGGGGCGAGTCCTTACTGTTCCGCGAACCGATTGCGCCACTCATACAACAGAAAGTGCTGGCCAGCGGGCTGATCGTTCTGCTCTCCATGGCGATCGCGCTGGCGCTCGCGATACCCTTGGGCGTTTGGGCCGCTCGGCACCGCGACCGGTGGCAAGACACGACTTCCTCGACCACCGCGCTCTTGGGCCTCAGCATGCCGGATTTCTTCATCGGCATCATGCTGATCCTTCTGTTTGCCGCCACGCTTGGATGGTTGCCCTCGTCGGGCTTCGTTGACCCGACCGAGGACTTCTTCGGCGCTGTCCGGCACGCGCTTCTGCCGTCGCTGGCCCTGGCGCTCGGGTTGATGGCGCATCTGACACGCATGACCCGGTCGGCAATGATGGGTATCTTGAACCAGGAGTTCATTCGCGTTGCGCGGGCCAAGGGTTTGCCGGAACGCACGGTGGTTTGGGGCTATGCGCTGCCCAATGCTATCGGGCCGGTGATGACGGTGGCGGGGTTGCAGATCGGCTATCTGTTCGGCTCGATCATCGTGATTGAGAGCCTATTTTCTTACACCGGCATGGGCTGGCTGACGTATCAGGCGCTTCTCAACCGCGACATCCCATTGATCCAGAGCACAGTCTTCGTGATCGCTGCGGTTGTGATGTTGGTCAATCTGGCCGTCGATCTGCTCTACCGCGTGATTGACCCGCGCATTCGGTTGGAGTGAGGCGATGCGTAAGTTTCTATCTGCCAAGGCCCTGATCGGCTTCACCCTCGTCGCGATTGTCCTTGCGGTGGCCGTGCTCGCGCCGCTTTTCATCCCAGCCGAACGCGCCACGCAGATGGTGATGACCGCGAGGCTGCAACCACCGTCTTTCGAATACCTGCTTGGTACCGATCAGTTGGGGCGGGATCTGTTTGCACGGGTGATGCTCGGGGCTCAAACCTCGCTCACCATCGCGGCGCTCGCGGTGGGCATGTCCATCGTCTTGGGGCTGCCCCTCGGCATCATCTCCGGGTATTTCGGCGGACGGGTCGACAATGTCCTGATGCGGATCATCGATGCGCTGCTGAGCTTTCCAGCATTGCTTCTGGCGCTGACAATCTCGGCCATCCTCGGCCCCAATTTGCAGAACACGATCATCGCAATTGGTATCGCCTTCACGCCTTTCCTTGCACGGATCGTCCGCGGCGAAGCCCTGCGCGTGGTGCAGATGCCTTATGTCGAGGCGGCCCGCGCTGCGGGAACGCGGGACGGCGCGATGATCATCCGCCATATCCTGCCCAACATCATGCCCGCGCTCATTGTCCAGGCCACGATCAGCCTCGCCTTCGCCGTGCTTGCTGAGGCCGCGTTATCCTTCCTCGGGCTCGGGACACAGCCCCCGATGGCCTCTTGGGGCCTGATGATCCAGGCGTCGCGGCAATTCCTCGACATCGCGCCCTGGACCGCGCTGGTGCCGGGCGCGGCCCTGGCCATCACGATCCTCGGCCTGAACCTTCTCGGCGACGTCCTGCGCGACGTTCTCGACCCCAGAGTACGGTGACCCGGATGCGCGACCAGACCCAACCCGCCGCCCCGCTCTGTCGATTGAGAACCTCCGCGTCGAGTTCCAAGGCGAAACCGGGCCGATCACCGGCGTCAAAGATGTCAGCTTCACGGTTCAGCCCGGGGAGACGGTGTGTGTTGTGGGCGAGTCTGGATCGGGCAAATCCGTCACCTCCTTGTCTCTCCTCCGTTTGGTAGAATTTGGTGGCGGCAAAATCGTCTCCGGCAAACTCTGGTTCCGTCCTGAGGAGAAGGATCCCATTGATCTGGCCCAATTGCCGACCGAACAAATGGTCGACTTGCGTGGCGATCAGATCGGGATGATTTTCCAAGAGCCGATGACCGCGCTCAACCCGATTTTCACCATTGGCCGACAGTTGACGGACGGACTGCGCCGCCATCGCAAGCTTTCGGCCAGCGAGGCCGAGGCGCGCGCGCTTGAGCTTCTGAAAGAGGTCCGTCTCCCCGAACCCGAGCGGCGGCTGACGCAATATCCGCATGAGCTGTCCGGCGGCATGCGCCAACGCGTCGTGATTGCGATGGCCATGGCCTGCCGCCCGCAACTTCTGATCGCGGATGAACCGACAACGGCACTCGACGTGACGATCCAGGCGGAAATCTTGGGGCTGATCAAGCGGCTCAAGCGGGAAACCGGGATGGCCGTTTTGTTCATCACCCATGACATGGCCGTGGTGGCACAACTCGCCGACCGGGTCGTGGTGATGCGCCACGGCGAGCTTGTCGAGGAAGGCCCGGTTGAGCAGATCTTCGCAGATCCACAGGCCGATTATACCAAAGCCCTCCTTGCCTCCGTCCCCAAGCTGGGTGAGATGCGGGGCAAGCCGGGGCCGGAGCCGTTGCGCATCCCCGGGCAGCCCGATCCTGTTGCCGCACCG includes:
- a CDS encoding ABC transporter permease, whose amino-acid sequence is MVYLVNRLLSVVLTLFLISIVTFGITNILPGDVAMMIMGTQSNPEALAGLRESLGLNDPLIVQYGRWIGGMLTGDWGESLLFREPIAPLIQQKVLASGLIVLLSMAIALALAIPLGVWAARHRDRWQDTTSSTTALLGLSMPDFFIGIMLILLFAATLGWLPSSGFVDPTEDFFGAVRHALLPSLALALGLMAHLTRMTRSAMMGILNQEFIRVARAKGLPERTVVWGYALPNAIGPVMTVAGLQIGYLFGSIIVIESLFSYTGMGWLTYQALLNRDIPLIQSTVFVIAAVVMLVNLAVDLLYRVIDPRIRLE
- a CDS encoding ABC transporter permease, whose amino-acid sequence is MRKFLSAKALIGFTLVAIVLAVAVLAPLFIPAERATQMVMTARLQPPSFEYLLGTDQLGRDLFARVMLGAQTSLTIAALAVGMSIVLGLPLGIISGYFGGRVDNVLMRIIDALLSFPALLLALTISAILGPNLQNTIIAIGIAFTPFLARIVRGEALRVVQMPYVEAARAAGTRDGAMIIRHILPNIMPALIVQATISLAFAVLAEAALSFLGLGTQPPMASWGLMIQASRQFLDIAPWTALVPGAALAITILGLNLLGDVLRDVLDPRVR